One genomic window of Candidatus Poribacteria bacterium includes the following:
- a CDS encoding formate dehydrogenase accessory sulfurtransferase FdhD — protein MPLVISRSAPLLGAVELADRYGLGVIGFLRGERFNLYSGHEFIV, from the coding sequence ATGCCATTGGTGATCTCGCGATCAGCCCCTCTCTTAGGCGCTGTTGAGCTCGCAGACCGATACGGCCTAGGAGTTATAGGTTTTCTGAGAGGGGAAAGGTTTAATCTTTATAGCGGCCATGAGTTTATCGTTTAA